CTCTGATACCAAGTCGGTACTTTAATTCGAAATTCTCAACGCCGACATCTTTGAAAAGTGACTGGAAATCAATAATGGCGCTGCACACACCCCAATAATCTTTGTTAAAAGGGGGATCGGTAAAAATAGGGTTTCTTGCAATGAGACCTTTTCCCCCTTGAACCAAATCGACAGGTCCAGAGATGAATATTTGCTCAATTTCATGGGCAATTCTTACCGACTCCCACTGTTCGGGGACATCACGATAAGCCACGCCAATCGCCTTTTCATTGCCTCTGAAAGGGTAGACGAAGTTAATGACATCATCCTTTGCTAACCCAATGATCTTGACATGGGTTCCTTCTCGAATGATGTTTGCAGCAATTTTTTCCCACTCTTTGGGACCAGCATCTGGGTTGACTGTGATTAATGTAGAGAGGCTATTAAGAACATAAATATCAGAAACAATGGCAGCTTCTAAACGAGAACGAATTACAGACAAGTGCTTTTTAGCCTCCGCCGCAGACTCATTTTTTAAAAATGAAACCTGGTTTCGGTGAAAAGATTCGACCGCTCCTACTGCTAACACAATAAACGAAAAAGCGAGAACTCTCACAGACCACTGTTTATTTAACCAATTTAGCATTCATGCTCCACTGTACTCCTTAATTTCATAATTAATTAAGGTCAGTTTTATTTATATAACTATTACTAAGAGTAAACTAAATGTTAAAGAAGTGCATATCTCAATGATGTGATTTTGAAGTAAAGCAATAAGAAAATCATCATTAAAAGTTGATATAAATCTGACACTTCGCCTCAATTAACTATGGTTCTACTCAAAGCAAACCAGAAAATCAGCTGTTAGCTTCATATAAATATATTATATAAAAACAAGTTGGAAGACGATTAACCAATAAAACTGACTTATATTTGACTGAATACTCACACGATCCCCCCTTCCTACTGCTAGTTTACTTGAATCTTGTTCATCACCCGGACCTATTGATATGAAACTAACAACACTCTCAGGTGGTATTGCGCTGGCTGTTTTTCTGGCTTTTGGCTCTTACGCAAACGAGTCAATTAGTGTTACAGAGTCTAGCCACTCTTCAGCAGACAACGTGTTGATACAAAAACCTGCATTAAATCGTCACTACAAAGAAGGTGCCGATTTGATTAAGAATACGTATGAAAGCCAACTTTATACTCTTCCTGCATTCAAAGAAGGGCACTATGGGCTTCGTATGTATCGCCAAACCCTTGATGATAAGTATTCGGCTGCAGTGTGGAGTGATATGGCTCGGGTTGCTAATAAATTGAATCGCCTCTCCAATGAAGTGCACACTCTTGAACAAATCGTCCTTTATTCAGAAAAACGAATAACGTCATATCTCGATGAAACTGATGAACGAAGCGTCCGACGCTACAACATTACTAAGCACATGCCAGAGTACTTATATCTAGGTGTTGATTTGCTGGGTTCAATGGCTAGAGCAAATGAATATGGGCTAGAACATAAAAATGATGAGAAACTACGTGAGATTATTAGACGCTATGATTTCTCTCACTATGTATCTAACCAAGACATGGTTAAGGCATGGGCTGCCCAATTAGCTAACCAAGTATATTGGCTAAGACAATTAGGTGAGCAAGACGTTGTGGATGAATTCGTAAAGACATTCAAAGATGCTTACCCTGACGAAACGGATAAGAAACTAAGCCAACAGCAATACGGTAATAAACTGTATGGCATGACTCATATTATCTTTGGTGATTCTGAGTACTACCAACATCAAGTAAGTGAAAAAGAACATCAGTGGATTTACGATTATTTCAGAGACAACATCGATACCATTCTGCTACGAGCAAAAGAAGACGTGATTGCTGAAGTCGGGTTGACATTTTTACTCGCAGGTTTAGAAGATGATCCAGTCGTAGAAAAAACACGCCAAGCTATTTTGGCTTCTATAGACAAAGAAAAAGGCATGATCCCATCTGTTACTGGAGATTTTGATCTCCAGTACGGTGAGCATAGAAATGTACTAGCGATAATGTTACTTGATTGGCAAAAAGTGAATGAGGCACCAACTTACATTGGTCAACCTGAAGTTTTTTCAAATCTACCTTATGGGCTTATTTCGAAGAAACTATAATATACGACACTTAAGCCGCTCCGTTCTATACAGTAAAACCTCGACTGCAAAATGTCACTTCAATGACATTTTGCAGTCGATATTACTTAGTTCAGTTCTCAATAATAATTTAGATTTCATCAACAATTGATAGAAGCATAAAAAATATCTGACTCTGTTTTCTGGTTGAATTCATAAAGTTCGCCATCAATTATCACTTTTAAGTTCTCGATATTTCGTGGTTTTTCGTCAACCGTAACTTCAAAGCCTCTAATGTGTGAATGGTGATAAAGTTGCCCAAACGACCCAAGAGCTACTGGCTTTCCATCCAAAACAAGAGAAGTATTTTCTTTCTTAATTTCGTATCCCTTAGTCACTATTAGCACTCTCAGTGGCGCTTGCTCTCTATCATCTGGAAAAACACTCATTTCCCCATTTTTTAAGCCGTCGTATTGTGCTCTGTGGTATCCACAACTTTGAGACTTAGTTAGTTCGAGCTGCTGAGATTCAACAGGCTTAAAATATGTTCTTTCGGTTGGGTAGACAACACAGCCAGTAATGAATGAAGTTGCTAATAAAGTAATGAATAATTGAATCTTCACTGAGTTTTTACCTTTAGTTTTGCTTCGACATAAGTTATGAATTGAATCTTAGTGATTCACCTCACCGTTGTCTGTAATGATTTGTAAGTCATTTATTACAAAACTTTTTAATCGCTCTACACTTCTGTGATGGCAACAACTCTGAGGATGGCAACACCATAAATATCCAATAACTAGTTAACCAAAAACCAGAAAACTCACATCACCTTCGACAGAACATAATTAGCCGATATAGAATGATTAATGCTATCGCCATCCCACATTGCGTATTTAATATTTAAATTTATCCATCTCTGTATTCAAGTTATCTGCCTGCTGAGACAAACCGCCTAACACTTCATCCACGTGGTTCACTTGTTCTGATACTTCAGTAGAGGCATCAGCAATAGAGGTAATGCTTGAGCTTATCTCATCAGTCACCGCTTTTTGCTCTTCTGTAGCTGCTGCAATTTGCACGTTCATATCATTAAGTTCCGTTAGCATGGATACGATTTGCTCCAACATCTGGGTGTTTTCGGCACAAGTACCCACACCTTTAATGACCGATGAATTCGCATTTTCTATGCCTTTAGAAACGCTTTGTGTCTCTTTTTGTAACGATTCAATTTTTGAGCGAATTTCTTCTGTCGAGTCTTGAGTTCTGCTTGCTAAAGAACGGACTTCGTCTGCTACAACCGCAAAACCTCG
This Vibrio gallaecicus DNA region includes the following protein-coding sequences:
- a CDS encoding DUF3541 domain-containing protein — translated: MKLTTLSGGIALAVFLAFGSYANESISVTESSHSSADNVLIQKPALNRHYKEGADLIKNTYESQLYTLPAFKEGHYGLRMYRQTLDDKYSAAVWSDMARVANKLNRLSNEVHTLEQIVLYSEKRITSYLDETDERSVRRYNITKHMPEYLYLGVDLLGSMARANEYGLEHKNDEKLREIIRRYDFSHYVSNQDMVKAWAAQLANQVYWLRQLGEQDVVDEFVKTFKDAYPDETDKKLSQQQYGNKLYGMTHIIFGDSEYYQHQVSEKEHQWIYDYFRDNIDTILLRAKEDVIAEVGLTFLLAGLEDDPVVEKTRQAILASIDKEKGMIPSVTGDFDLQYGEHRNVLAIMLLDWQKVNEAPTYIGQPEVFSNLPYGLISKKL